CAAAATGGCGTATATTCCGCGAACCGGCAGGGAGACGTTGTGCATAAGGCGATGACGACTATAAAGACCAACCATAACGGCATCGGCATGACATCGGAACGCACGCGCGCTCGTATGATCGAACGCTTGCGCGCAGCCGGCATCACGGATGAAACCGTGCTGGCGGCGATGGCGCAGGCGCCGCGCCATTTGTTCATCGACGAAGCGCTCGCCAGTCGCGCCTATGACGACGTGCCGCTGCCGCTAGGCTTCGGTCAGACGATTTCGAGTCCACTGATCGTCGCGCGCATGGCGCAGTTTGCACGCGCCGGAAAAAAGCTCGACAAGGTGCTCGAAATCGGCACCGGTTGTGGCTATCAGACGGCGGTGCTGGCGCGCCTGGCGGGCGCGGTTTATTCGGTCGAGCGAATCGCCGGCTTGCTGAACCAGGCGCGTCTGCGGCTGCGCAACCAGCGTATCGTCAACGTCAAGCTCAAGCACGCCGACGGAACGCTCGGCTTGCCGGATGCAGCGCCGTTCGATGCGATCATCATGGCTGCGGCGACGCGCGCGGCGCCGGCAGCCTTGTGCGAACAACTCGCGATCGGCGGCAGACTGGTTTTGCCGCGCGGCAGCAACGAACAGTTTCTGGTTGTGATCGAACGAAAAGCGCGAGGATTTACCGAAACCGTTTTCGACGCGGTCAAATTCGTTCCGCTGTTGCCGGGAACAACCTGAAATGCGGGCGCAATTTTTCGCAGCGGGTGGGCAAACAAACACGACATGAGCAATCTCCCCAAGCCGCTGTCCCAGCTTTTCGTTCGGTGGAACGGCAGGCTCGCTTTTGCGCCGCTATTCGCGGTTATATGTACAGCTTTACTGTTGACCCAGACCGGGTGTGCGCAGACGAGGCGGCCGGCGCCGGTAGTCGATCGCTTTCCGTCCGCCGGTCAGCCCGCTGCCAGGCCAAAGTCCGATCCGCAATCGGCTCTGCTGGAGAAACCCGGTTTTTACGTCGTCAAGAAAGGCGACACCCTGTATAGCGTTGCGATGGAGCACAACGTCGATTACCGCGATCTCGCCGATTGGAACAACATCGACCAGACCCAGGTCATCCGGATCGGTCAGCAGTTGCGCACCTCGCCGCCGGACGATGCGGCCGTGACCGCGCCTTTACAATCTACGCCGGCAGCCGGTTCGCCGGCAGCGAATGCGGACGCCAATCGATCGGCGCCTGTTGCACCGCAGCGCGATCCGGGAACAGCGCCCGCCATATCCGCTAACGCAGCGAGCACTGCGGTCAAGGTTCAACCGAAAGCCAGCAAACTCCCGTATTCCGATCAGGCGCTCGCCCGTCTCATGACCGAATCGCCGAACGCGAAGCCAGCGCTGGCGAACAGAGCCGAGTCGATTACGGCGAAGGCCGAGCCATCGATTGCGCCACTTCCGCCAACCCCTAAAGCGCTGGGCGAGGCTGCCGCTCCCGAGGCCGCCGCTGGGACGGACGAAGAACGCATCGACTGGGGCTGGCCCGCCGAGGGCAAGATCGTCGCCGGTTTCAGCGAAGGCGACAATCTGAAAGGTGTCGATATCGCCGGCAAGCTTGGCCAGCCTGTCATCGCCAGCGCGCCCGGGCGCGTTGTATATAGCGGCGCCGGTCTGCGCGGCTATGGCAAGCTTGTCATCATCCGCCACAACAAAACCTACTTGTCGGCCTATGCGCACAACAGCGAAATTCTGGTCAAGGAAGGGCAGTCGGTCGCGAAGGGCCAGAAGATCGCCGAGATGGGAAATTCCGACGCGGATCGGGTAAAGCTGCATTTCGAAATCCGCCGGCTAGGCAAACCCGTAGATCCTGTCAAATACCTGCCAGACGCCAAATCGTGAACGATTTTCCGGACGACGAATTGCTGCAAGCATTCGGCCTCGCGCAGGACGACGAGCCGCAGGCGGCCATGAATGCCGGCGATCCTTGCCCGGACACGATGCAGATGTATCTGAATGAAATCGGCCGCAACGCTTTGCTGTCGGCCGACGAGGAACTGCTGGTCGCGCAGCTTGCAAAGTCCGGCGATTTTTGCGCGCGTCAAAAAATGATCGAGCGCAATCTGCGGCTGGTGGTCAACATCGCCAAGCATTACCGCAACCGCGGCGTAGCGCTGCTCGATCTGATCGAGGAAGGCAATCTCGGCCTGATTCATGCACTGGAAAAATTCGATCCTGCGCGCGGCTTCCGCTTTTCGACTTATGCGTCGTGGTGGATACGCCAGAATATCGAGCGCGCCATCATGGCGCAATCGCGCACCATCCGGCTGCCGGTCCACGTCATCAAGGAGCTGAACACTATTCTGCGCGCGCGACGAGGGCTCGAAACCAGATCGGATCGCGAGCCGAGCGCTCAGGAAATCGCGCGCGAACTGGGTTGCGCCGCGGCTGATGTGCGGCAGCTGCTCGGATTGAACGAGCGCATGATGTCGCTCGATTCGCCGCTCGATGTTGAATCCGCGATGTCGGTCGGCGATTCGATACCAGACGACAATGCGGCGAGGCCGGATACGCAGCTCGAGCAAAGCCAGATGGAAACCTACGTCGCCAACTGGCTGAATCAACTTTCCGACAAGCAGCGCGGCGTGATCGAGCGCCGCTATGGCCTGAACGGCTGCGAAATCTGCACGCTTGAGCAGCTCGCCGAATATCTGAGCGTGACGCGCGAGCGCGTACGCCAGATCCAGATGGAAGCGCTAGCCAGCCTGCGGCGGATTTTGAAGCGCAACGGCTTGTCGCGCGACGCGCTGCTGTAGCCGCCGGTCGAGCGCCGTTGCTGACGAGGCGGTTGAGCTGCGTCCAGGCCTGGACCGGGATTCTGCAAAGCTTCTGCATTCCCGCGGCTGCATTGGGAGCCAAGGCTACGCTCCCGAGAATCGCTGTCCGTGTTGCTCGTCTTCGCAAACGAGCTCTTGGTTTTCGCGCTACGAGACGGGTTTACCCCACAACTCTTCGAGCCTCTGATCGCGCCCGCAGCTAAAGCGATAGTATTTATAGCGTAGCGGATTCTTGATGTAGTAATCCTGATGATAATCCTCGGCCGGGTAGAATTCAGTTACCGGGGCGATTTCAGTCACGATCGGTTTCTTGAATTTTTCCGATTTTTCCAGCGCCTGTTTCGATTCCCCGGCGAGCCGCTTTTGTTCCTCGCCATGGAAAAAAATCGCGGTCCGGTACTGGCTGCCGTGATCGCAGAACTGCGCGTTCGCGGTCAGCGGATCGACGTTGCGCCAGAATACATCGAGCAACTTTTCGTAGCCGATTTTCTTCGGGTCGTAAACGATTTGCACGGCTTCGGCATGCCCGGTCCGCCCGCTCGATGTCGATTCGTAGGTCGGGTTCCTGGTTTGGCCGCCGGTGTAGCCTGATGTCGTCGAGACTACGCCGTCGAGCTTGTCGAACGGCGGTTCCATACACCAGAAACAACCGCCGGCGAAGGTTGCCCTGGCCAGGCCGTCTGGCGACGCCGGGTTCTGGTTTCCGCCCTGCGCCGGCGCCAGCATCAGCGCCGACCAAAATCCGGCAAGCGCTACGAGGGCGACGAATATTTTCGTTCTCATCATTTCTCCAGTTAGTTGGAAGCGTAAGACCGTGTTGTGCGTGCGGCGTTTGCGTCAGGAGTAGCAAAAGCCGTGATTCCAATAGTCGCCGCGGCAGGCGCGAACATACACTTCATGCTCAAGGCGCCTCGCTGCCGCCTATAATCTGTTAGATCATCCCAGAGGTTCGGCCGATGCTTCCAACAAATCCAATGCGCCTTTCGGGATCGCCTTACATGAAGCGCATCGGTGATCTTGAAATACTGAAAGATTTGCCGCATCGCCACGCGAGTGGCTGGTCGGGCGCCGCACATAAGCGGTGCTGGAAACCCGGCGGCAGCATCACGGTCGTGCCTGACAGAAAATCGTAACGTTGCGCTTTGAGCCACCCCAGCTTCCACAGCAGCAACCTCTCGATCGCGCAATCGCTGCGCGAATATGGCCGCGGCATTGCCGGCGGGCTGCTGGTCAGCCTGCCTTTGCTGTATACCCAGGAAATGTGGCACGCCGGATTCAGCTGGCACCCAGCGAAGCTGATTCTCTATGTCGCCGCCACGTTTGTGTTGCTGCTCGGTTATAACCGCTATGCCGGCCTGCACGGCGATGCGACCTTCGCCGAAATCGCTATCGATTCGGTCGAGGAAATGGGCCTGGGTGTGCTGATCGCGGCATTGATCCTGTGGCTGATCGGCCGCATTACGCTGGACAGCGAGATCTTCGAAGCGACAGGGCAGGTGGTGATGCAGGCCATGCAGGTCGCAATCGGTGTTTCGATCGGCACGGCGCAACTCGGCGGCGGTAGCTTGCAAGCCAGGCGGGATGGCGGGCGCGCTGGAAAAAGCGAAGACGGCAAGGAAAACGTCCAGAAAAAAGGCGAGGCGCAGGGCGAGAAACGGGATCCGGCCAGCGCAGCCGAAACGCCGTTGCGCGAACGCCAGGTTGCTCCCGGTTTTCGCGCGCAGGTGGTGATCGCGACTTGTGGGGCAGTCCTGATTGCCGGTAACGTCGCGCCGACGGACGAAATCATGATCATCGCGATCGCGAGTTCGCCGTGGCGCATTCTGGGGCTGGCCGCGCTGTCGGTTGCGATCGCAACAAGCATCCTGTATTTCAGCGAATTTCGCGGCTCGAAACATTTGAGCAGCGATCGAACTTGGTTGAGTATTACAACCGGCGCAGTGTTGACCTACGCGATTGCTCTTGCGACTTCGGCAGCCATACTGTGGTTTTTCGACCGTTTCGAACATAACGCGATAGGCATCTGTATCGCCCAGACCGTGGTGCTCGCCGTCGCCGCCAGTCTCGGCGCATCGGCCGGCCGTCTGCTGCTGCTGCAACATGAATAAGCCGCCGAAAAACTGGCTCGAATGGAGTGTGTTCGCGCTCGGCCTTGTGCTCGTTGCCGGCATTCTGGGTTATCTGGTGCGGGACGCA
The Burkholderiales bacterium genome window above contains:
- a CDS encoding protein-L-isoaspartate(D-aspartate) O-methyltransferase yields the protein MKTNHNGIGMTSERTRARMIERLRAAGITDETVLAAMAQAPRHLFIDEALASRAYDDVPLPLGFGQTISSPLIVARMAQFARAGKKLDKVLEIGTGCGYQTAVLARLAGAVYSVERIAGLLNQARLRLRNQRIVNVKLKHADGTLGLPDAAPFDAIIMAAATRAAPAALCEQLAIGGRLVLPRGSNEQFLVVIERKARGFTETVFDAVKFVPLLPGTT
- a CDS encoding peptidoglycan DD-metalloendopeptidase family protein; the encoded protein is MSNLPKPLSQLFVRWNGRLAFAPLFAVICTALLLTQTGCAQTRRPAPVVDRFPSAGQPAARPKSDPQSALLEKPGFYVVKKGDTLYSVAMEHNVDYRDLADWNNIDQTQVIRIGQQLRTSPPDDAAVTAPLQSTPAAGSPAANADANRSAPVAPQRDPGTAPAISANAASTAVKVQPKASKLPYSDQALARLMTESPNAKPALANRAESITAKAEPSIAPLPPTPKALGEAAAPEAAAGTDEERIDWGWPAEGKIVAGFSEGDNLKGVDIAGKLGQPVIASAPGRVVYSGAGLRGYGKLVIIRHNKTYLSAYAHNSEILVKEGQSVAKGQKIAEMGNSDADRVKLHFEIRRLGKPVDPVKYLPDAKS
- the rpoS gene encoding RNA polymerase sigma factor RpoS; this translates as MNAGDPCPDTMQMYLNEIGRNALLSADEELLVAQLAKSGDFCARQKMIERNLRLVVNIAKHYRNRGVALLDLIEEGNLGLIHALEKFDPARGFRFSTYASWWIRQNIERAIMAQSRTIRLPVHVIKELNTILRARRGLETRSDREPSAQEIARELGCAAADVRQLLGLNERMMSLDSPLDVESAMSVGDSIPDDNAARPDTQLEQSQMETYVANWLNQLSDKQRGVIERRYGLNGCEICTLEQLAEYLSVTRERVRQIQMEALASLRRILKRNGLSRDALL
- the msrA gene encoding peptide-methionine (S)-S-oxide reductase MsrA, whose translation is MMRTKIFVALVALAGFWSALMLAPAQGGNQNPASPDGLARATFAGGCFWCMEPPFDKLDGVVSTTSGYTGGQTRNPTYESTSSGRTGHAEAVQIVYDPKKIGYEKLLDVFWRNVDPLTANAQFCDHGSQYRTAIFFHGEEQKRLAGESKQALEKSEKFKKPIVTEIAPVTEFYPAEDYHQDYYIKNPLRYKYYRFSCGRDQRLEELWGKPVS
- a CDS encoding TIGR02587 family membrane protein codes for the protein MSHPSFHSSNLSIAQSLREYGRGIAGGLLVSLPLLYTQEMWHAGFSWHPAKLILYVAATFVLLLGYNRYAGLHGDATFAEIAIDSVEEMGLGVLIAALILWLIGRITLDSEIFEATGQVVMQAMQVAIGVSIGTAQLGGGSLQARRDGGRAGKSEDGKENVQKKGEAQGEKRDPASAAETPLRERQVAPGFRAQVVIATCGAVLIAGNVAPTDEIMIIAIASSPWRILGLAALSVAIATSILYFSEFRGSKHLSSDRTWLSITTGAVLTYAIALATSAAILWFFDRFEHNAIGICIAQTVVLAVAASLGASAGRLLLLQHE